The following nucleotide sequence is from Candidatus Binatia bacterium.
ACCGACCTCGTACGGCACCTTGGCAGCCGTCAGTTCCCGCTCGGTTTTTCCCACCGAGCTGATCTCTGGAATCGTGTAAATGCCAGTGGGAATGAACTCGATCAGGTGCTCGCAGCGCCCGTACAGCCAGTGCGCGACGGCAAACCGACCCTGATCGTACGCAGCGCTGGCCAGCGCGGGAAAGCCAACTACGTCGCCCACCGCATACACGTGAGGCACAGCGGTTTGATAGTTTTCGTTCACCGGAATGTTGCCGCGAGAGTCCACCTGAATACCCAACGCTTCCAGCCCGAGCCCGTCGGTGTTGCCGGTGCGACCGTTGGCCCACAACAAGATATCGGTCTTCAGCTTCTTCCCCGACTTGAGGTGCAACACCACACCGTCATCCCGCCCTTCCACGCGTTCGTACTCTTCGTTGTGGCGAATCAGCGCGCCCTGGTCGCGCAAGTGATAGGCGAGTGCGTCGATGATTTCGTCATCGAGAAATTCGAGCAATTTTCCGCGCGTGTTCACCAAGTTGAGCTTCGCGCCGAGGTTGCGGAAGATCGATGCGTATTCGCAGCCGACCACTCCGGCTCCGTAAATGGTGACCGACTGCGGCATTTCCTCCAAGCCGAGGATCGTCTGCGCGTCGAAAATACGCGGGTGGGAGAAGTCCACATCGGGCGGACGATAAGGACGCGAGCCCACGGCAATGACAAACGCATCGGCAACCACCCGCTCGCGCGCTCCACGCTCGTCTTCGACTTCGACGGTGTGGGCATCGACAAAGCGCGCCCGCCCGCGCACAAGCTGCACATGATTGCGCTCGTAAAACGACTCGCGCAGGGCCACTTGCTTTTGGATCACCTCCTGCGCCGAGCGCAGCAGTTGCGGGAAGGTCACCCTTGGCGGCTTGAAGCCGAGGTCACGCCAGAGCGGGCTCGAGCTGTACTCGATCCACTGCCGTACTGCGTAGCGCAATGCTTTGCTCGGGATCGTGCTCCAGTGTGTGCAGCTTCCGCCCACGGCACGGTAGCGTTCCACCACGGCAACGCGTTTCCCAGCTTTGGCAGCGCGCATCGCAGCCCCCTCACCGCCGGGTCCGCTGCCAATCACACACAAGTCCACTCGGTGCGTGGCCACAAATCCTGCCTTTCCTCACCGCGCATCCCACACCAAGCGCACACCCCCTTGCTCCTCGTCGAGGAGGAACATCGGGCTGCGCTTGTCGATGTGACCGATGAGTCCGTTGTACACGCTGTAGCCAACCAACTCCCGGAGACGGCGGCTAAAGCCGCGGGCGATCTCCCGCGGAATTCCGAGCTGCTGGTTCTCCTGCTGGCGGATGAAGCCAGCGCAATAATTCATGGCAATGCCAATGCGGCGCTCGCTCGTCCGATTCGCGCCGCCGCCGTGCCACAAGCTGCCGTGCCACACCAACACGCTTCCCTTCGGCATCTCCGCGGCAATTGTGTCGTACTGTTCCCCAATTACGGGGTGGCTATCGAACTTGTGGGAACCCGGCACCAAACGCGTCGCCCCGTTTTCTTCGGTGAAATCGGTGAGGGCCCACATGGTGTTGCACACCACCGGAGGATGCGGCCGGGCAATGGGAATCAATTGATCATCGGAGTGAATGGGCTGGGCGCGCTCGCCTGGGCAAATGGCAATGGAGGAAAGCGACGAGACGAGGCAACCCGGGGCCAGTACCCGCTCGACCAGTGGCAGAACATTTTCATGCACTGGGATGCGCTCGTACAGCTTGCCGTGCACGAGCAGGTTGTAAATCCGCACCGTGCGCGTGCCCTCGAACAAGTTCTTCGCCGGTTTGATGTTGTACTCGCGCTCGATTCGGTAGAGGTCCTCCACCAGGGCGTCGACCAACTCCGGCTCGATCACGCGTTCGAGGATCGTGTAGCCGTCTTCCTCGATTCGCCGAAGGTGGGCTCGCAGTTCGCCATCGCTCAGCACGGCTTGCTCCTTTCCGCCCCCGTGGCGCGGGGCACGCGCGGGTCATTTTTTGATCTCCATCTCGACCCCGCAGCATTTGAGTGTTCCGGAACCGCCTTTGGTGACCACAACCTGCGCTTTACACTTTGGACACTGGTAAATCTTGCCAATTTGATTCGCCATTCCCGTCCTCCTCACATGGGCATCGCCTACAGTTCACCGCCCACGAAACCGCGGGCGCTTTTTTAGCCGAAACGCCTCGATGCCCGCACGCCAATCCTCGGTGGTTTGCAACAGCACATACAAGTCTTCCTCGAGCCTTAGGCCTTGCTCCAAGGTGCCATCGAGTCCTTGGCCTACCGCCTCCTTGATGTAACGCAAGCCGAGGGGCGCGCGCTCGGCCAGTTCGCGGGCGAAATCTTCGGCGGCAGCAAACAGGCGGGCGTCCGGGTGCACAGCGTTCACCAAGCCCCACTGCAGCGCTTGGCGAGCGGATAACCGCCGGCCAGTCCACAAGAGCTCGAGCGCGCGCATCCGCCCGATCAAGCGCGGCAGCCTCTGCGTTGCACCATTGCACGGGAAGCGACCATCGCGGAGCTGCGGCAATGCAAAATACGCCCGCGCGGAGGCAAAACGTAGGTCGCAGGCGAGGGCAAGTTCACACCCTTCTGCAACCGCGCCACCCTGAATCACGGCAATCACCGGGCAGGAAACACTGGCGAGCGCGGTGATGGCGCACAGCCGTCTTGGCTCCG
It contains:
- the sthA gene encoding Si-specific NAD(P)(+) transhydrogenase, which encodes MATHRVDLCVIGSGPGGEGAAMRAAKAGKRVAVVERYRAVGGSCTHWSTIPSKALRYAVRQWIEYSSSPLWRDLGFKPPRVTFPQLLRSAQEVIQKQVALRESFYERNHVQLVRGRARFVDAHTVEVEDERGARERVVADAFVIAVGSRPYRPPDVDFSHPRIFDAQTILGLEEMPQSVTIYGAGVVGCEYASIFRNLGAKLNLVNTRGKLLEFLDDEIIDALAYHLRDQGALIRHNEEYERVEGRDDGVVLHLKSGKKLKTDILLWANGRTGNTDGLGLEALGIQVDSRGNIPVNENYQTAVPHVYAVGDVVGFPALASAAYDQGRFAVAHWLYGRCEHLIEFIPTGIYTIPEISSVGKTERELTAAKVPYEVGHAFFKSLARAQITGHTVGMLKLLFHRETLEILGIHCFGDQAAEIVHIGQAIISQKGSANSLRYFVNTTFNYPTMAEAYRVAALNGLNRVFDAPDVRP
- a CDS encoding phytanoyl-CoA dioxygenase family protein; protein product: MLSDGELRAHLRRIEEDGYTILERVIEPELVDALVEDLYRIEREYNIKPAKNLFEGTRTVRIYNLLVHGKLYERIPVHENVLPLVERVLAPGCLVSSLSSIAICPGERAQPIHSDDQLIPIARPHPPVVCNTMWALTDFTEENGATRLVPGSHKFDSHPVIGEQYDTIAAEMPKGSVLVWHGSLWHGGGANRTSERRIGIAMNYCAGFIRQQENQQLGIPREIARGFSRRLRELVGYSVYNGLIGHIDKRSPMFLLDEEQGGVRLVWDAR
- a CDS encoding desulfoferrodoxin, which gives rise to MANQIGKIYQCPKCKAQVVVTKGGSGTLKCCGVEMEIKK
- a CDS encoding enoyl-CoA hydratase-related protein gives rise to the protein MTQRRSASSGVRLQRRGAVAVLSFLAPSSDGWLDATTDSQLSLAIEEVSFDDAVRVLLLRSQAREFCLGLTETTEPRRLCAITALASVSCPVIAVIQGGAVAEGCELALACDLRFASARAYFALPQLRDGRFPCNGATQRLPRLIGRMRALELLWTGRRLSARQALQWGLVNAVHPDARLFAAAEDFARELAERAPLGLRYIKEAVGQGLDGTLEQGLRLEEDLYVLLQTTEDWRAGIEAFRLKKRPRFRGR